Proteins from a genomic interval of Lycium ferocissimum isolate CSIRO_LF1 chromosome 2, AGI_CSIRO_Lferr_CH_V1, whole genome shotgun sequence:
- the LOC132046620 gene encoding uncharacterized protein LOC132046620, with protein MAQTLEAIKVGGGSIKVGTTGKVSALMSKELVDSKKPATQKNKSPTVCGFIAGSATSPKRMKPRTSSDEASSSGTTSKHNNKSPESFRKTKHNNRKTHQIPILESENISVDGTPVSLKPDRKGPYKVEIVDVKCRSMDRTWANPIKNSLKKLGFSKLSESSV; from the coding sequence ATGGCTCAAACATTAGAAGCCATCAAGGTCGGTGGAGGTTCGATTAAAGTGGGAACTACCGGTAAAGTCAGTGCCTTGATGTCAAAAGAATTAGTAGATTCCAAGAAACCGGCTACCCAAAAGAATAAATCTCCTACTGTTTGTGGTTTCATTGCTGGTAGCGCGACAAGTCCAAAGAGAATGAAGCCGAGAACATCAAGTGACGAAGCAAGCAGCAGCGGAACAACATCTAAGCATAACAATAAAAGCCCTGAATCGTTCAGGAAGACGAAGCACAACAATAGAAAAACACATCAAATTCCAATACTAGAATCAGAAAACATTTCAGTAGATGGAACTCCGGTTAGCCTGAAACCTGACAGGAAGGGACCCTACAAGGTGGAAATCGTGGACGTAAAATGCAGGAGTATGGACAGAACTTGGGCGAACCCGATAAAAAATAGCCTAAAGAAGCTCGGTTTCTCAAAGCTATCTGAGAGCTCGGTCTaa